A region from the Triticum urartu cultivar G1812 chromosome 1, Tu2.1, whole genome shotgun sequence genome encodes:
- the LOC125536925 gene encoding jasmonate-induced oxygenase 2-like, translating to MAKLLELDDDDYFGEHFGEKPLTDVRYSYYPVCPRPELVFGLKPHSDATVVTVLMVDDRVGGLQVLKDGVWWDVPIVPHTLLMIIGDQAEIMSNGIFKSPVHRVVTNTKKERLSVALYYYVDPEREIEPSAQLVNEKRPALYSKVNVKDYFARSYNAFTEGKMVIDTVKI from the exons ATGGCGAAGCTGCTGGAACTTGACGATGATGATTACTTTGGGGAACACTTTGGGGAGAAGCCTCTCACTGACGTGAGATACAGCTACTACCCGGTGTGCCCGAGGCCAGAGCTCGTGTTTGGCCTCAAGCCCCACTCCGATGCAACTGTTGTTACAGTCCTTATGGTCGATGACAGAGTGGGTGGCCTACAAGTTCTCAAAGATGGGGTCTGGTGGGATGTACCGATCGTACCTCACACGCTACTCATGATTATAGGAGATCAAGCTGAG ATAATGAGCAATGGGATCTTTAAGAGCCCTGTGCACAGGGTCGTGACAAACACAAAGAAAGAGAGGCTATCGGTGGCACTATACTACTATGTTGATCCTGAGAGAGAAATCGAGCCATCGGCTCAGTTGGTCAATGAGAAGAGGCCGGCGTTGTACTCAAAAGTGAATGTTAAGGACTACTTTGCCAGAAGTTACAACGCTTTTACTGAAGGGAAAATGGTTATCGATACAGTGAAGATCTAA